The following nucleotide sequence is from Coffea eugenioides isolate CCC68of chromosome 3, Ceug_1.0, whole genome shotgun sequence.
AGAATCAACCAGAAGTTTATGATATTGCTTCTGAGATGAAGCATATACTTAGTAATGACTGCAAAGGTGAAGCCTTGAACAGCAAAGAAGGGAAGATAAACAATGAGGGAGGAGATGACATAGGTAGAAGCACGATAAGCATTGTGGGAAGTCTCTCGGATGAAGATGAATCGCTCTTGGATGAAAGTGGGAACAGCATCATTGGAAGAAAAGAAGACTAATGACACTGCAAAGATGTAGAAATTAAGAAGCCGGTTAATGGTTGTGAAACGGAGATCATGAAGCTTCTTAAAGAGGGTAGATAGAACAAAAGCCATAACTGTCAAAACTATCTCCCTGGAAAGGAAGAGCTCTGGAGTGCGAACAACATTGAGTGCAGTACGCCATGAAAGGACTGCAACCTCACGCAGCCATGGATTCGCGAATTTGTTCCTATGCTCGGGCTCGTCAAGCATTTCCTCTGCAAATTCTTGGAAAGATGGAATATAAGAGTCTTGTGATGGACTCATGACAACAGGAGGCTTGGTTTGCATAGGCGTTTGCTGAGGTGTTGGAAATCGGCTTGAAACTTGGCTTCTTGTACCAGAAAGAGGTGTCTTTGCTGGAGTCCATCCAGGGGTTCGTGCAGGCGTCCATGATGGTGCACGACCGGGGGTCCCCGTGACGCCATGGTAGAGCCAAACTGAGAAATCTTTGTAGAACTGAGAAGCCAAACGTGGGTTATATATACCACTGTGCATATTCATTGGCGTGTGGTTAATCTTTCGTTCAAGGGAGCTACCAAAATCATCTTCGTAATCATCATCGTCATAAGATTGAAAGCTTGCAGGATCTCCTCGAGATGTCAAATTTCCGGAGGAAAACTGGTTGCTACGAAGGCTGATGTGCTTGGGGCCAGGAGTCTTCTTCCCATAGGGAGTAGTAGGTGTTTTCAGAGCTTTTGGTGTCTTTGGAATTGGGGTTCTAGCCACCACATCAGGCTTGATGCCATCCCTTTGATAGAGTACCAGAGGATCAAGACCAACGTTTGACTGATCATACTCTTTGATCACATCTAGGAGGTACTCCAAGCTGTTCTCGCTGTCTGGAACTTGTCTTCCAAATCCAGCAAGATGGGCACCTAAAGTGGTCGGGCTTCCTAAATATATCAGTCTTCCCCTGTTGTACAAACTCCATTGTCAGTTTCTGTTTTTAGCATATTCGAATTTCCATTTATTATGTGTTTTACTTTTGACCATTGATCAGTACTTGTTTATTACCTTCCCAGGACTGTGATGCAGTCCAGAAGCATTTGGATTCTAAAGGAAGGCTGGTGGATGGTCATGAGAACAATACTTCCACCTCGTGCAATGTCTTTGACC
It contains:
- the LOC113764660 gene encoding ABC transporter G family member 17-like translates to MAKFKRTDPNRSLETLLDMDKSAQLINKNVVKQPTRKLIPGQGLEFNNLSYSVMKKQKKDGVWITKEAYLLNDISGQAMRGEIMAIMGPSGAGKSTILDALAGRIAQGSLEGSVRIDGKPVTTSYMKMVSSYVMQDDQLFPMLTVFETFMFAAEVRLPPSMSRSEKKKRVYDLLDQLGLTSTAHTYIGDEGRRGVSGGERRRVSIGIDIIHKPSLLFLDEPTSGLDSTSAFSVVEKVKDIARGGSIVLMTIHQPSFRIQMLLDCITVLGRGRLIYLGSPTTLGAHLAGFGRQVPDSENSLEYLLDVIKEYDQSNVGLDPLVLYQRDGIKPDVVARTPIPKTPKALKTPTTPYGKKTPGPKHISLRSNQFSSGNLTSRGDPASFQSYDDDDYEDDFGSSLERKINHTPMNMHSGIYNPRLASQFYKDFSVWLYHGVTGTPGRAPSWTPARTPGWTPAKTPLSGTRSQVSSRFPTPQQTPMQTKPPVVMSPSQDSYIPSFQEFAEEMLDEPEHRNKFANPWLREVAVLSWRTALNVVRTPELFLSREIVLTVMAFVLSTLFKKLHDLRFTTINRLLNFYIFAVSLVFFSSNDAVPTFIQERFIFIRETSHNAYRASTYVISSLIVYLPFFAVQGFTFAVITKYMLHLRSNIINFWLILYASLITTNAYVMLVSAVVPSYITGYAIVIATTALFFLTCGFFLKASQIPKYWIWLHYISAIKYPFEALLINEFKGNEHCYTGEPTELSPGPLGEVKISKLHNTSLASQNCTLIGEDILFTMGIDLENIWYNIAILLAWGVLYRFFFYLVLRFYSKNERK